One stretch of Rhodospirillales bacterium DNA includes these proteins:
- a CDS encoding flippase-like domain-containing protein: protein MSILVSGAALAWVLSQLDLSDLARVLTNVKPGFMTLALAALVTETVLASVRLRVLLAPRPAAGFADCVKMTSLHGVYLVLLPARIGELAYLLLLNRIARQRLGAAVGNLVYQRLSDTVVLAVLFLSTVLLAFMEHARSIVLWFIIAGGSAAVLACWLSLPRLLTMVSVICLQWFGRRARLARTVVLLALQASRWSRRIMRIQVRLSVLALTFGAWLAAAATVVCLFHAFNAALDWEQMVLAGIAVQVIGAIPVYTVGGLGVAEAGLAGVLMAFDVETARAVTLALAVRLALVLGQVAVLALVFPVAAAAGHLAPASGARPGT from the coding sequence GTGTCGATCCTCGTGTCCGGCGCAGCCTTGGCCTGGGTCCTCTCGCAACTTGACCTCTCCGACCTCGCGCGGGTGCTGACGAACGTCAAGCCCGGCTTCATGACCTTGGCGCTTGCCGCCTTGGTGACGGAAACGGTGCTGGCGTCGGTGCGTCTGCGGGTGCTGCTCGCGCCCCGACCCGCGGCGGGATTCGCCGACTGCGTCAAAATGACCAGCCTCCATGGCGTCTACCTGGTGCTGCTGCCGGCTCGCATCGGAGAACTGGCGTACCTTTTGCTGCTGAACCGCATCGCTCGGCAGCGGCTCGGTGCCGCAGTCGGAAATCTGGTGTATCAGCGTCTTTCCGACACGGTGGTGTTGGCCGTTCTATTCCTGTCGACGGTGCTGTTGGCCTTCATGGAGCACGCCCGATCGATCGTGCTGTGGTTCATCATCGCCGGCGGCAGCGCGGCCGTCCTGGCGTGCTGGCTCAGCCTGCCCCGCCTGTTGACGATGGTCAGCGTGATCTGCCTGCAGTGGTTCGGACGGCGGGCGAGGCTGGCGCGGACGGTGGTGCTGCTCGCGCTGCAGGCCAGCCGCTGGTCGCGGCGGATCATGCGCATCCAGGTGCGTCTTTCGGTCCTTGCCCTGACCTTTGGGGCATGGCTCGCGGCGGCGGCAACCGTCGTCTGTTTGTTTCACGCCTTCAATGCCGCGCTCGACTGGGAGCAGATGGTTCTGGCGGGCATAGCCGTCCAGGTGATCGGCGCAATCCCTGTCTACACGGTCGGCGGCCTCGGGGTCGCTGAAGCAGGGTTGGCCGGGGTGCTGATGGCGTTCGATGTGGAGACGGCACGAGCGGTGACTTTGGCGCTTGCGGTGCGCCTCGCCCTGGTGTTGGGGCAGGTGGCGGTGCTGGCGCTGGTTTTCCCGGTGGCCGCGGCGGCCGGTCACCTTGCTCCGGCGTCCGGGGCCCGGCCCGGCACATAG
- a CDS encoding methyltransferase domain-containing protein gives MNSDTRQDEAPDGGADGVYDTWSSRYGVDDPRASGYVSPFWFRQERRLILDLVGPRPGRVLDVACGFGLVTLPLAARAFEVFGVDYNALACRGAARNGLRAVRGNAFALPFPDDTFETITCIEFLQQCEREQVAALLGELARIAAPGGRLILVWRNHRAPLHRLALRISDALGRPRVPLNEHPFENVAAMAQRAGLGIEKAGAIFPPFRQLFEDRRGVAAGVLGTGFLVVLRKAGEIP, from the coding sequence ATGAACAGCGACACCCGCCAGGACGAAGCGCCAGACGGCGGCGCGGACGGCGTCTACGACACGTGGTCGTCGCGCTATGGTGTTGATGATCCGCGGGCCTCGGGCTACGTCTCGCCGTTCTGGTTTCGCCAGGAACGGCGCTTGATCCTCGATCTCGTCGGCCCCCGGCCCGGGCGGGTCCTGGATGTCGCCTGTGGATTCGGGCTGGTGACCCTGCCGCTGGCGGCGCGTGCCTTCGAAGTCTTCGGTGTAGATTACAACGCCCTCGCCTGCCGCGGCGCCGCCCGCAACGGCCTGCGTGCAGTGCGCGGCAACGCCTTCGCGCTGCCGTTCCCGGACGACACGTTCGAGACGATCACCTGCATCGAATTCCTGCAGCAGTGCGAGCGGGAGCAGGTCGCTGCGCTGCTCGGCGAACTCGCCCGCATCGCCGCGCCGGGGGGCCGGCTGATCCTGGTGTGGCGCAACCACCGGGCGCCGTTGCACCGGCTCGCGCTTCGCATCTCCGACGCGCTGGGCCGCCCGCGGGTTCCGCTCAACGAGCACCCGTTCGAGAATGTCGCTGCGATGGCGCAGCGTGCAGGCCTCGGCATCGAAAAAGCCGGGGCGATCTTTCCGCCGTTCCGCCAACTGTTCGAAGATCGGCGGGGGGTCGCCGCCGGAGTCCTCGGCACGGGCTTTCTGGTCGTCTTGCGCAAAGCGGGCGAAATCCCTTGA
- a CDS encoding GNAT family N-acetyltransferase yields MHRPHSSGFAAAWREFVICGLRLRAAGRFVRVPSLVPGRFVLSYLPLLNYTDVSMSEVDELVHDAGRHPYLIRVLNSTACDPEPNHPVAARLALAGHDEEHILTRVIKPACRRKLKQAWRADYTVEEADDSVLALRLHRFLADTLQRRHGIPALPAHLFAALADHAAIDARFIMLSLQGRPVAGMVLILDGGLAWVPWMAADPAAFAQSPNHLLYWRAIAAARASGCDILDFGRSPYASPTWRFKSQWGCTPVPIALLAPTPIRIYEKYGWATRVWRHLPATVARPAGGWLTRHLADL; encoded by the coding sequence ATGCACCGGCCGCACAGCTCCGGCTTCGCGGCCGCCTGGCGCGAATTTGTCATCTGCGGGCTGAGGCTTCGCGCGGCCGGACGGTTCGTCCGGGTTCCGTCGCTGGTGCCGGGACGTTTCGTCCTGTCGTACCTGCCGCTGCTCAATTACACGGACGTGTCGATGTCCGAGGTCGATGAGCTCGTTCACGATGCGGGCCGACACCCCTACCTCATCCGCGTGCTGAACTCGACCGCTTGCGATCCGGAACCAAATCACCCGGTGGCCGCCCGCCTGGCGTTGGCCGGGCACGATGAGGAGCACATTCTGACACGGGTGATCAAGCCCGCGTGCCGCCGGAAGCTCAAGCAGGCGTGGCGGGCCGACTACACGGTCGAAGAGGCCGACGATTCCGTCCTGGCGTTGCGCCTTCATCGCTTTCTCGCCGACACTTTGCAACGACGACACGGCATTCCCGCGCTTCCAGCGCATCTGTTCGCCGCGCTCGCCGACCACGCCGCGATCGACGCCCGCTTCATCATGCTGTCGCTCCAGGGGCGACCGGTCGCCGGGATGGTGCTGATCCTGGACGGCGGGCTGGCGTGGGTGCCGTGGATGGCCGCCGACCCGGCGGCTTTTGCACAATCGCCGAACCACCTGCTCTACTGGCGGGCGATTGCGGCGGCACGCGCCTCCGGCTGCGACATCCTCGACTTCGGCCGCTCGCCCTACGCGAGTCCCACCTGGCGCTTCAAGAGTCAATGGGGCTGCACGCCGGTGCCGATCGCGCTGCTGGCCCCGACGCCGATCCGGATCTACGAGAAATACGGCTGGGCGACGCGCGTATGGCGCCATCTGCCGGCAACCGTGGCGCGGCCTGCCGGCGGCTGGCTCACTCGCCACCTCGCCGACCTTTAA
- a CDS encoding DUF2934 domain-containing protein, which produces MSNDIQKMSQDFQHRVREVAYFMWEAAGRPVGMAMQFWVEAEQQVFKTMQVATEAMMPSARHEPAKNEEEPTGKPASSAEQKKPVKSGASEKQSGKTDKTLKKTASAAGADKKQSATPAEKTATKASSKPKKTATTKKS; this is translated from the coding sequence ATGAGCAACGACATCCAGAAGATGTCTCAGGATTTTCAGCATCGCGTCCGCGAAGTGGCCTACTTCATGTGGGAAGCGGCCGGGCGGCCGGTAGGCATGGCGATGCAGTTCTGGGTCGAGGCGGAGCAGCAAGTGTTCAAGACCATGCAGGTCGCGACCGAAGCGATGATGCCGTCGGCGCGGCACGAACCTGCGAAGAATGAGGAGGAGCCGACCGGAAAGCCCGCGTCGTCGGCCGAGCAGAAAAAGCCGGTCAAGTCCGGCGCGTCCGAGAAGCAATCCGGCAAAACCGACAAGACTCTCAAGAAAACGGCATCCGCTGCGGGCGCAGACAAGAAGCAGAGCGCAACGCCGGCCGAAAAAACTGCGACGAAAGCTTCCAGCAAACCCAAGAAAACAGCAACGACGAAAAAGTCGTAA
- a CDS encoding glycosyltransferase, translating to MRTGHYPSRGLSDVELPPLLEPPVIAVVVPCFRVRNTIVQILAGIGPEVAYIFVVDDSCPEDSGGLVCATCSDPRVTVLRHDRNQGVGGATITGYRAAMQTDATIVVKLDGDGQADPALIAAIANPISRGWADYVKGNRFFSPDDLVEMPRKRLIGNAMLSLMTKLSSGYWSVMDPTNGFTAVSTRVLQLLPLHKVSRRYFFESDMLFRLNTIRAVVQDFPMRACYGGEVSNLRIRQVWPSFLVGHANNTVRRIIYGYFLRGFSIASIELALSFPLVTFGTVYGVQQWMAHAALNIVTPAGTVMLAALPIILGVQFLLAFLSHDIFAEPRVPLVRLIHRSVTATFEVDATSFDQPVYPAADQVSLEPKA from the coding sequence ATGAGAACGGGTCATTATCCGTCCCGCGGATTGTCCGATGTCGAACTGCCGCCGCTGCTGGAGCCACCGGTCATTGCGGTTGTTGTGCCTTGCTTCCGGGTCAGGAACACGATTGTTCAGATCCTAGCGGGTATCGGACCGGAAGTGGCCTACATATTCGTGGTGGATGATTCTTGCCCCGAGGACAGTGGCGGGCTCGTCTGCGCGACGTGCAGCGATCCTCGGGTCACGGTGCTTCGGCATGATCGCAACCAGGGCGTGGGCGGCGCCACCATCACCGGCTATCGCGCCGCGATGCAGACGGACGCGACCATTGTCGTCAAGCTCGACGGCGACGGCCAGGCAGATCCTGCGCTGATCGCGGCGATCGCCAATCCGATCAGCCGCGGCTGGGCCGATTATGTCAAAGGCAACCGCTTCTTCAGTCCCGACGACCTTGTGGAGATGCCCCGCAAGCGTCTGATTGGCAACGCGATGCTGTCGCTCATGACCAAGCTGTCGTCCGGCTACTGGTCGGTCATGGATCCCACCAACGGCTTCACGGCCGTGTCCACCCGAGTGCTGCAACTCCTCCCGCTCCACAAGGTAAGTCGGCGTTACTTCTTCGAGAGCGACATGTTGTTTCGCCTGAACACGATCCGCGCCGTGGTTCAGGATTTTCCGATGCGCGCCTGCTACGGCGGAGAGGTCAGCAACCTGCGCATTCGCCAAGTCTGGCCGTCGTTCCTGGTGGGCCACGCCAACAACACCGTGCGGCGGATCATTTATGGCTATTTCCTCCGGGGCTTCTCCATCGCGTCGATCGAGCTGGCGCTGTCGTTTCCGCTCGTGACGTTCGGGACAGTTTACGGCGTTCAACAATGGATGGCCCACGCCGCCCTCAACATCGTCACCCCGGCCGGCACGGTCATGCTCGCCGCCTTGCCGATCATCCTCGGTGTTCAATTCCTTCTGGCTTTCCTCAGCCACGACATTTTCGCCGAACCGCGGGTGCCATTGGTGCGGCTGATCCACCGCTCGGTCACGGCGACTTTTGAAGTTGACGCGACCTCCTTCGATCAGCCGGTGTATCCAGCAGCCGACCAGGTGTCGCTGGAACCGAAGGCCTGA
- a CDS encoding NUDIX hydrolase: protein MRRLFQRFCGRTAPRCRSEDQDEGGVPQSAVLAYRWRQREPEVILVTSRSTRRWVLPKGNLEPGMTPAESAAKEAFEEAGVLGTTDARCISTYTYVKADESAGRRRCHVQVFPMLVQTVCEDWPERKQRDRVWMTPEQAARRVDESELKALLIDFRRHLQ, encoded by the coding sequence ATGCGACGGCTGTTTCAGCGATTCTGCGGGAGGACAGCACCGCGCTGCCGGTCGGAGGACCAGGATGAAGGCGGAGTTCCGCAATCGGCGGTGCTCGCCTACCGCTGGCGCCAGCGCGAGCCCGAGGTGATTCTGGTGACGTCACGAAGCACCAGGCGCTGGGTTCTCCCGAAAGGCAACCTCGAGCCAGGGATGACGCCGGCCGAATCTGCGGCCAAAGAGGCCTTCGAGGAAGCGGGCGTGCTGGGAACGACGGACGCCCGCTGCATCAGCACCTACACATACGTGAAAGCCGACGAGAGCGCCGGCCGGCGAAGGTGCCACGTCCAGGTCTTTCCCATGCTGGTGCAGACCGTGTGCGAGGACTGGCCGGAACGGAAGCAGCGGGATCGTGTCTGGATGACGCCGGAGCAGGCTGCGCGGCGGGTCGACGAATCGGAGCTGAAGGCGCTGTTGATCGACTTTCGTCGCCATCTGCAGTGA
- a CDS encoding DUF1289 domain-containing protein, with amino-acid sequence MNSPCIGVCEIDGETGFCRGCYRTVDEIAAWRDASPDVKEGILAHTAARRTGRGTRDGDG; translated from the coding sequence TTGAATTCACCTTGTATCGGGGTTTGCGAGATCGACGGCGAAACCGGGTTCTGCCGTGGCTGCTATCGGACGGTGGATGAGATTGCGGCTTGGCGCGATGCGAGCCCTGACGTCAAGGAAGGCATACTCGCTCACACCGCCGCCCGGCGGACCGGCCGGGGCACCCGCGACGGGGACGGATGA
- a CDS encoding SDR family oxidoreductase — protein MTTVLVVGASKGIGLETVRQALEAGHRVRALARTADGIPVHHPALEKVSGDALDRSVVAGALSGVDVVIQSLGVTAGLDFILKPVRLFSTATRVLVEAMTESGVRRLICVTGFGAGDSRGKGGFIYNTIVFPIVLKRAYDDKDVQERIIRNSSLDWIIARPGLLTNGAHTGAYQVLCDPRSWRAGAISRADVADFLVKQIDNDRYLHQTPLLIN, from the coding sequence ATGACCACGGTTCTTGTCGTCGGCGCAAGCAAGGGGATCGGCCTCGAGACCGTCAGGCAGGCCCTGGAGGCCGGCCATCGGGTTCGGGCCCTGGCGCGAACGGCCGACGGAATACCCGTACACCACCCGGCGCTCGAAAAGGTGTCGGGCGACGCGCTCGACCGCAGCGTGGTGGCGGGCGCGCTGAGCGGCGTCGACGTGGTCATCCAGTCCCTGGGGGTGACGGCGGGCCTTGACTTCATCTTGAAGCCGGTGCGGTTGTTTTCCACGGCGACACGGGTGCTGGTCGAGGCGATGACCGAGTCCGGCGTGCGACGGCTGATCTGCGTCACCGGCTTCGGCGCCGGCGACAGCCGCGGCAAGGGCGGCTTCATTTACAACACCATCGTGTTTCCGATCGTGCTCAAGCGCGCGTACGACGACAAGGACGTGCAGGAGCGGATCATCCGCAACAGCAGCCTCGACTGGATCATCGCCCGCCCGGGGCTGCTCACCAATGGTGCTCACACCGGCGCCTATCAGGTGCTGTGCGATCCGCGGTCATGGCGGGCCGGCGCCATCTCGCGGGCCGACGTTGCGGATTTTCTCGTGAAGCAGATCGACAACGACCGCTACCTTCACCAAACACCGTTGCTGATCAACTGA
- a CDS encoding polysaccharide deacetylase family protein — MSACGFSSQHHSPANAGSPQAGVFAPQASSTESARGHPAVTFTLDLEYHRDAAACASRVVANTLRILDFLESMQVRGTVFAVGRVARAQPALIRTAAAHGHEVACHSLDHRPIDQADESAFRADTATAKAMLEDIAGVAVVGFRAPVFSMTPRTPWAAGVLRDLGFHYSSSVMPAASPLYGDPMAPPHPFRWISGLVELPCPVARLGPLVFPFLGGIYLRYLPIQGLQALLRRRAGTGLWTYCHPYDVDAEEGLVRFAGAGRVASLLLSLNRRRTFERLRAVLADGAAPPLAERIAAGEFADAPDYVPGRAPDAGAR; from the coding sequence ATGAGTGCGTGTGGTTTTTCCTCCCAACATCATTCTCCGGCAAACGCGGGCTCTCCGCAAGCTGGCGTTTTTGCACCGCAAGCTTCGTCAACCGAAAGTGCGCGGGGTCACCCTGCCGTAACGTTCACTCTCGATCTCGAGTACCACCGAGACGCCGCCGCGTGCGCTTCACGCGTTGTCGCAAACACCTTGCGCATCCTGGACTTTCTCGAATCGATGCAAGTCCGTGGCACGGTGTTCGCCGTGGGCCGCGTCGCCCGCGCGCAGCCGGCACTGATCCGTACCGCCGCGGCGCACGGCCATGAGGTCGCCTGCCACAGCCTGGATCACCGCCCCATTGACCAAGCAGACGAGTCGGCCTTCCGCGCCGATACGGCGACTGCCAAGGCCATGCTTGAGGACATCGCAGGCGTCGCGGTCGTGGGGTTCCGCGCGCCGGTGTTCTCGATGACACCACGGACGCCGTGGGCGGCGGGTGTCCTCCGCGACCTCGGCTTTCACTACTCGTCGAGCGTGATGCCGGCAGCCAGTCCCCTTTACGGCGATCCGATGGCGCCGCCACACCCGTTCCGCTGGATCAGCGGTCTCGTCGAACTTCCCTGCCCGGTGGCGCGCCTCGGCCCGCTGGTGTTCCCCTTCCTCGGCGGCATCTACCTGCGCTATCTGCCGATCCAGGGCCTGCAGGCGTTGCTGCGGCGGCGGGCGGGGACGGGGTTGTGGACCTACTGCCACCCATACGATGTGGACGCCGAGGAGGGGCTGGTGCGGTTCGCCGGCGCCGGACGCGTCGCGTCGCTGCTCCTGTCCCTCAATCGCCGCCGCACCTTCGAGCGGCTGCGGGCGGTCTTGGCAGACGGCGCAGCGCCGCCGCTGGCAGAGCGCATCGCCGCCGGGGAATTCGCAGATGCGCCGGACTATGTGCCGGGCCGGGCCCCGGACGCCGGAGCAAGGTGA
- a CDS encoding GNAT family N-acetyltransferase produces the protein MPIRNLNKLFYPRSLAVIGASADADNPGSRVMRNLLQGQFQGPVMPVSARHVAISGVLCYPGIAKLPLTPDMAILSVSPAEVPSSLRQLGERGTRAAIVLSPTDAFAEDPHGRGFHDAIRSAAQPFGMRVLGPNCMGLMVPHIGLNASTGHLPAETGGVAFVSQSAAICSSVLDWARRRDIGFSHFVSLGDAIDIDVADVLDYLGSDAMTRAILLYVENISRGRIFMSAARGASRNKPIIVIKAGRSPEGQRVSQFRSRTPTGADDVYDAAIRRAGILRVYSFGELFAAVETLARVRPLKRDRLAILTNGYGMAIMAADTLATKGGHLAELSCDTIGKLERVVGNGGYRNNPVSIATDAPYQTYEAAARILLDAKEVDALMVLHSPTGTQSSVHAAEAIARVAKSSRINVLTSWMGGQTAEAGRQRFAAAGVPTYDTPTQAVDAFMHMVRFRRNQEILMETPDSTPLEFTPDTDLARRKIAAVLTSGPVDVDEADAGAILAAYGIPLAKTAVAATSAEAAERAEQLGFPVFLRVLAGEDAAGLEPPGVSSYLNDRASVRRAGKALLAAFQRQHPGASPAGLLVKRSPLRRYGREVRIHMSGDPVFGPVIVFGQGGLAGHLSGDRAVALPPLNMNLAQELISRTSIAATLAGSAEVPPADMEALCLTLVKISQLIVDLPQIVELEINPLLVDDQGVVAMEQRLRVASVSAEADRRMAIRPYPKELEEDLVLPSGQRVLLRPIRPEDEPAHYEFLSRVSPEDIRLRFFGSISRLPHTEMARLTQIDYDREMAFIATAPAGTGVGMDTLGVVRTVTDPNNETAEYAILVRSDVKGQGLGWKLLDKMVHYCRSRGTRQIVGQVLRDNFRMLSMVTGMGFKSRSILEDDIVEVTLDL, from the coding sequence ATGCCGATTCGCAATTTAAACAAGCTGTTCTACCCTCGCTCGCTGGCGGTTATCGGTGCATCCGCCGACGCGGACAACCCGGGCAGCCGGGTCATGCGCAACCTGCTGCAGGGACAGTTCCAGGGGCCGGTGATGCCGGTCAGCGCCCGCCATGTCGCCATCTCGGGCGTGCTGTGCTATCCTGGGATCGCCAAGCTGCCGCTCACCCCGGACATGGCAATCCTTAGCGTTAGCCCCGCAGAGGTTCCCTCCAGCCTCCGTCAACTGGGCGAACGCGGAACGCGTGCGGCGATCGTGCTGTCGCCGACGGACGCCTTTGCCGAGGACCCGCACGGGCGCGGCTTCCACGACGCCATCCGGTCCGCGGCGCAGCCATTCGGCATGCGCGTTCTCGGGCCAAATTGCATGGGCCTGATGGTGCCGCATATCGGACTCAACGCCAGCACCGGTCACCTGCCGGCGGAAACAGGCGGCGTTGCCTTCGTGTCGCAATCCGCAGCCATCTGCTCCTCCGTCCTCGACTGGGCCCGGCGCCGTGATATCGGGTTCTCCCACTTCGTCTCCCTGGGCGATGCCATCGACATCGACGTGGCCGACGTGCTCGACTACCTCGGCAGCGATGCGATGACGCGGGCCATTCTCCTCTATGTGGAGAACATCAGCCGCGGCCGAATTTTCATGTCGGCGGCGCGCGGCGCCAGCCGCAATAAGCCGATCATCGTGATCAAGGCCGGGCGCTCGCCGGAGGGCCAGCGCGTCTCCCAGTTCCGCTCGCGTACGCCGACAGGCGCCGACGATGTCTATGACGCCGCCATTCGCCGCGCCGGCATTCTGCGCGTGTACAGCTTCGGAGAGCTGTTTGCGGCGGTGGAGACGTTGGCGCGGGTGCGGCCACTCAAACGCGACAGGCTGGCGATTCTCACCAATGGCTACGGCATGGCGATCATGGCCGCGGATACGCTGGCGACCAAAGGCGGGCATCTCGCCGAACTGTCGTGCGACACCATCGGCAAGCTTGAGCGTGTGGTGGGCAATGGGGGTTACCGCAACAACCCGGTAAGCATTGCCACCGATGCTCCGTACCAGACCTACGAAGCGGCGGCGCGCATTCTGCTCGACGCGAAAGAGGTCGACGCTTTGATGGTTCTCCACAGCCCGACGGGAACCCAGTCCAGCGTTCATGCGGCGGAGGCCATCGCGCGCGTGGCGAAAAGCAGCCGCATAAACGTCCTGACCAGTTGGATGGGCGGCCAAACGGCCGAAGCCGGGCGGCAACGGTTTGCCGCGGCTGGTGTGCCGACCTACGATACGCCGACCCAGGCAGTTGACGCGTTCATGCACATGGTGCGCTTCCGGCGCAATCAGGAGATCCTGATGGAGACGCCGGACTCGACACCGCTGGAGTTCACCCCCGACACCGACTTGGCGCGCCGGAAAATCGCGGCCGTGCTGACGTCGGGCCCTGTGGATGTGGACGAAGCCGACGCCGGCGCCATTCTGGCGGCGTATGGCATCCCGCTGGCGAAGACTGCCGTTGCCGCCACGTCGGCCGAAGCCGCAGAACGGGCGGAGCAGTTAGGCTTTCCCGTGTTCTTGAGGGTGCTGGCCGGAGAGGATGCGGCCGGTTTGGAGCCGCCGGGGGTGTCGTCCTACCTGAATGACCGCGCGTCGGTGCGGCGCGCCGGCAAAGCCTTGCTGGCGGCCTTCCAACGCCAACACCCGGGGGCATCGCCGGCGGGGCTGCTGGTGAAGCGGTCGCCGCTCCGCCGCTACGGCCGCGAGGTGCGCATCCACATGTCGGGCGACCCGGTATTCGGCCCGGTCATCGTCTTCGGCCAAGGCGGTCTCGCCGGGCATCTGTCCGGGGACCGCGCCGTTGCGCTGCCCCCCCTCAACATGAACCTTGCGCAGGAGTTGATTTCGCGCACGAGCATTGCTGCCACTCTGGCGGGCAGCGCGGAGGTGCCTCCCGCCGACATGGAGGCGTTGTGCCTGACCCTCGTCAAGATTTCCCAACTCATCGTCGATCTCCCGCAGATCGTCGAACTGGAGATCAATCCCCTCCTCGTCGATGATCAGGGCGTCGTCGCCATGGAGCAGCGACTCCGCGTGGCTTCCGTTTCGGCCGAAGCGGACCGGCGCATGGCCATCCGCCCTTACCCGAAGGAGTTGGAGGAGGACTTGGTGCTGCCGTCCGGGCAGCGGGTGCTGCTGCGGCCGATCCGGCCTGAAGACGAACCCGCACACTACGAGTTTCTGTCGCGGGTGAGTCCGGAAGACATCCGTTTGCGGTTTTTCGGGTCCATCAGCCGGCTCCCCCATACCGAGATGGCGCGATTGACGCAGATCGACTACGACCGGGAGATGGCGTTCATCGCGACCGCGCCGGCCGGAACCGGCGTCGGCATGGATACTCTCGGCGTGGTGCGCACCGTTACCGACCCCAACAACGAGACCGCCGAATACGCCATTCTCGTGCGCTCCGACGTCAAGGGACAGGGGCTCGGATGGAAGCTGCTGGACAAGATGGTGCACTATTGCCGCAGCCGTGGCACGCGGCAGATCGTCGGCCAAGTGCTGCGCGACAACTTCCGCATGTTGTCCATGGTGACCGGCATGGGCTTCAAAAGCCGGTCTATTCTGGAAGACGACATCGTCGAGGTGACGCTGGACCTTTGA